In Phenylobacterium koreense, one DNA window encodes the following:
- a CDS encoding entericidin EcnA/B family protein, with product MRKIIALAAVAAALMASACNTVEGLGRDAQAAGAAVTGAASDMKR from the coding sequence TCGCCCTCGCCGCCGTCGCCGCCGCGCTTATGGCGTCCGCCTGCAACACCGTCGAAGGCCTCGGCCGCGACGCCCAGGCCGCCGGCGCGGCCGTCACAGGCGCCGCCAGCGACATGAAGCGGTAG
- a CDS encoding DUF983 domain-containing protein → MFLQSMRRGLKGRCPHCGEGKLFRAYLKVSPTCPACGHDLAKYPADDGPAYFTILMVGHLVVAPLLLFPAIWQVSPWIVVPSTLIPLTVISLLLLPLNKGWFIGLLYALGVKRGDAAVHTADVADR, encoded by the coding sequence ATGTTCTTGCAGTCCATGCGTCGCGGCCTGAAAGGCCGCTGTCCCCATTGCGGAGAAGGCAAGCTCTTCCGCGCCTATCTGAAGGTCTCGCCCACCTGCCCGGCCTGTGGCCACGACCTGGCCAAATATCCGGCCGACGACGGCCCGGCCTATTTCACCATCCTGATGGTCGGCCACCTGGTCGTCGCGCCGCTGCTGCTCTTCCCGGCGATCTGGCAGGTCTCGCCCTGGATCGTCGTGCCCTCGACCTTGATCCCCCTGACGGTGATCAGCCTGTTGCTCTTGCCGTTGAACAAGGGCTGGTTCATCGGCCTGCTCTACGCGCTTGGCGTCAAGCGCGGCGACGCCGCCGTCCATACCGCCGACGTGGCCGACCGCTAG